The following are from one region of the Bacillus methanolicus MGA3 genome:
- a CDS encoding YtxH domain-containing protein, with protein sequence MKIKSLLLGILVGGVAAGIGTLLTAPASGYRTRQNLMESKDHWMNQLSVLKRNLAELKDVAVFASKEGKEALTTFASDVRSSIDHWKNDIRPHQQQFKKEIQEIEKKLNDLEQILNAKQ encoded by the coding sequence ATGAAAATAAAATCTTTGCTCCTTGGTATTTTGGTTGGAGGGGTTGCTGCCGGTATCGGCACTCTGTTGACTGCCCCTGCTTCCGGATATAGAACGAGGCAAAATTTGATGGAGAGTAAAGATCATTGGATGAATCAGCTATCAGTTCTAAAAAGGAATCTTGCTGAATTAAAGGATGTAGCTGTATTTGCTTCAAAAGAAGGAAAAGAAGCACTTACCACTTTTGCCTCCGATGTAAGGTCTTCCATTGATCATTGGAAAAATGATATCCGGCCACATCAGCAACAATTTAAAAAAGAAATTCAAGAAATTGAAAAGAAGCTCAATGACCTTGAACAAATATTAAATGCAAAACAATAA